The Coffea arabica cultivar ET-39 chromosome 8e, Coffea Arabica ET-39 HiFi, whole genome shotgun sequence genome window below encodes:
- the LOC113703609 gene encoding glycosyl hydrolase 5 family protein, giving the protein MAEKNSSHFHTFLLWILLFSFAKLSKSLPLSTSSRWILDDKTGSRVKLTCVNWVGHLEPLIVEGLQKKPLPYIVDNVALMGFNCVRLTWATFMFTRENYGNLTVRESLNQLSLDGSVAGIAMNNPQLLDATVVEVQKAVVYELGRKNIMVILDNHVSKPQWCCGGDDGNGFFGDEFFDPKEWLQGLTAVANLYKDAPNVVAMSMRNELRGPRQNTNDWYEYIPQGAAVIHGENPSLLIIVSGLGYETDLSFVKEKPLVLNFTNKLVYEAHWYAFDTPWQIWLSQTNQICAQRSQRFADHSAFVVSSSNPVPLFLSEFGADQRGGNEADNRYLSCLLAFVAEHDLDWALWTLQGSYILRQGVVELEEVYGMFDVNWDHIRNSTLSRRLQLVKQIIWDPKSNNTTHSKLYHPQSGLCAQIGNNGSVRGSDCQSPGRWKQQEAGSSIQLEAEGTFGCLRAVGDGQPATVSSDCGNQTTLWKMVSSSQLHIAAQGGYLCLEMNSSDSVVVTRKCLCLDENSNDVPNCAENPEGQWFKLVPTNES; this is encoded by the exons ATGGCTGAGAAAAACTCCTCTCATTTTCATACATTCTTACTATGGattcttcttttttcatttgCAAAACTCAGCAAATCGTTGCCTCTTTCAACAAGTTCAAGATGGATACTTGATGATAAAACTGGGAGCAGAGTGAAGCTAACTTGTGTCAACTGGGTAGGCCATTTAGAGCCCTTGATAGTAGAGGGGCTGCAGAAGAAGCCATTGCCCTATATTGTTGACAATGTAGCTTTGATGGGATTCAACTGCGTACGGCTAACGTGGGCTACTTTCATGTTCACCAGAGAAAACTACGGAAACCTCACAGTCAGAGAGTCCCTTAATCAGTTGAGCCTCGATGGATCCGTGGCAGGCATTGCAATGAATAATCCTCAATTGCTGGATGCCACCGTTGTTGAGGTCCAAAAGGCTGTTGTCTATGAGCTTGGGAGAAAGAACATCATGGTAATATTGGATAATCATGTCAGTAAACCTCAATGGTGCTGTGGTGGAGATGATGGAAATGGTTTCTTTGGAGATGAATTCTTTGATCCCAAGGAATGGTTACAAGGCCTTACTGCAGTTGCAAACCTGTACAAGGATGCTCCTAAT GTTGTAGCCATGAGCATGAGAAATGAGCTACGAGGTCCACGCCAGAACACAAATGATTGGTACGAGTACATCCCGCAAGGAGCAGCAGTCATTCATGGAGAAAACCCATCTTTGCTTATCATAGTTTCAGGTCTTGGGTACGAGACTGACCTTAGTTTTGTAAAGGAAAAGCCACTAGTACTGAATTTCACAAACAAGCTGGTGTACGAGGCGCATTGGTATGCATTTGATACTCCATGGCAAATCTGGTTGTCTCAAACCAATCAGATATGTGCACAAAGGAGCCAACGTTTTGCGGATCATTCTGCTTTTGTTGTCAGCAGCAGTAACCCTGTTCCTCTGTTTTTGAGTGAATTTGGAGCCGATCAAAGAGGTGGGAATGAGGCAGATAACAGGTATTTGAGTTGCTTGTTGGCATTTGTAGCCGAGCACGATTTGGATTGGGCCTTGTGGACATTGCAGGGAAGCTATATACTTAGGCAAGGCGTGGTTGAGTTGGAGGAAGTGTATGGGATGTTTGATGTCAACTGGGATCACATCAGGAACTCAACTCTTTCGCGGAGGCTGCAGCTTGTAAAACAGATTATTTGGG ATCCAAAGTCGAATAACACAACACATTCCAAGCTTTATCATCCCCAGAGTGGCCTATGTGCCCAGATTGGAAATAACGGTAGTGTCCGGGGTAGTGATTGCCAAAGTCCAGGTCGCTGGAAACAACAGGAAGCTGGGAGTTCAATTCAACTGGAGGCCGAGGGGACATTTGGGTGTTTAAGGGCTGTTGGTGATGGTCAGCCGGCAACTGTTTCAAGTGATTGTGGGAACCAAACGACTTTGTGGAAAATGGTTTCAAGCTCCCAGCTTCACATTGCTGCCCAAGGTGGATATTTGTGCTTGGAGATGAACTCTTCCGACTCGGTGGTTGTCACTAGGAAGTGTCTGTGCTTGGACGAGAATTCCAATGACGTTCCTAATTGTGCTGAAAATCCTGAGGGGCAATGGTTTAAGCTTGTTCCTACAAATGaaagctaa
- the LOC140012860 gene encoding glycosyl hydrolase 5 family protein-like isoform X2 — protein MLPEGLSKSPLDDISRHISLLGFNCIRLTWAVYMYTRHAHVTVAQHLQDLNLTDALAGIQRHNPQLASLTLVDAQKAVIESVASHGVMVLLDCQVSKPMWCCNDNDGNGFWGDAYFDPHEWLRALSTVAKRYKDMHMVMAMSLRNELRGPRQNETLWYHWVEEGAKTIHRANPNVLVLVSGLNYDLDFRFLKTKPLKLGIGKKMVYEAHQYAFSDGQDGLWLNKSVNWMCKNMIEDVEDRVGFLFRGRHPAPLFITEFGGDQMGDNTADNYFLTCYISWLAENDLDWALWALQGSYYLRGGKHDPEETFGLFNSSWGPLRNPQFHTKLQLIQRTLIDPRSKVKNYLILYHPQSGYCAKVAENEVRATDCWDASQWSYEGEGTPIRLKGSDLCLTATGDGLPVALTRECLTGQSAWELAPNSQFQLASRDDYGNDLCLEFNPYYSKRILTSKCIVPEEDDPQNPQGQWFKLIQSNIH, from the exons ATGTTGCCAGAAGGGCTGAGTAAAAGTCCCTTGGATGACATTTCTAGGCACATTTCCTTGTTGGGATTCAACTGCATTCGTCTCACCTGGGCCGTCTACATGTACACCCGCCATGCACATGTAACAGTGGCTCAGCATCTGCAGGATCTGAACCTGACGGATGCCCTCGCCGGAATCCAAAGACATAATCCTCAACTTGCAAGCCTCACACTTGTGGATGCTCAGAAGGCTGTTATCGAGTCAGTTGCCTCCCATGGTGTAATGGTGTTACTTGATTGCCAAGTTAGCAAGCCTATGTGGTGTTGCAATGACAATGATGGGAATGGATTCTGGGGAGATGCGTATTTCGACCCTCATGAATGGTTAAGAGCCTTGTCTACAGTGGCTAAAAGATACAAGGATATGCACATg GTCATGGCGATGAGCTTGAGGAATGAGCTCCGCGGTCCACGCCAGAATGAGACTCTCTGGTATCACTGGGTTGAGGAAGGAGCAAAAACGATCCACAGGGCTAATCCAAATGTCTTAGTACTTGTATCAGGTCTGAATTATGATCTGGATTTCAGGTTTCTCAAAACAAAGCCCCTGAAATTGGGGATTGGCAAAAAGATGGTCTACGAAGCACATCAGTACGCATTCAGCGATGGACAGGACGGTCTATGGTTAAACAAATCGGTGAACTGGATGTGTAAAAATATGATCGAGGATGTAGAGGATAGAGTAGGATTTCTGTTCAGGGGAAGACATCCTGCTCCTCTGTTTATTACTGAATTTGGTGGTGATCAGATGGGAGACAACACAGCCGACAActatttcttgacttgttacaTAAGTTGGTTAGCAGAGAATGATCTTGATTGGGCCCTCTGGGCTCTGCAAGGAAGCTACTACCTTAGGGGTGGAAAACACGATCCTGAGGAAACATTTGGACTGTTTAATTCCAGTTGGGGACCTCTGAGAAATCCACAATTTCACACCAAGCTGCAACTTATACAACGGACGCTCATTG ATCCCAGATCAAAGGTCAAAAATTACTTGATATTGTACCATCCACAGAGTGGTTACTGTGCCAAGGTTGCCGAGAATGAGGTTCGTGCGACTGATTGCTGGGATGCGAGTCAATGGAGCTATGAAGGAGAGGGAACACCGATCAGATTGAAGGGAAGCGACTTGTGTTTGACAGCAACTGGGGATGGATTACCTGTGGCTCTTACGCGGGAATGCCTGACAGGGCAAAGTGCTTGGGAACTGGCTCCGAATTCCCAGTTCCAGTTAGCCAGCAGAGATGATTACGGGAATGACTTGTGCTTGGAATTCAACCCATACTATTCTAAAAGGATTCTAACCAGCAAGTGCATTGTTCCTGAGGAAGATGATCCCCAAAATCCCCAGGGCCAATGGTTCAAACTCATTCAATCAAATATACActag
- the LOC140012860 gene encoding glycosyl hydrolase 5 family protein-like isoform X1 — translation MQILVATVLIFFAVSSHAVPLSTRSRWIIDESTGDRVKLVCANWEGHVSMLPEGLSKSPLDDISRHISLLGFNCIRLTWAVYMYTRHAHVTVAQHLQDLNLTDALAGIQRHNPQLASLTLVDAQKAVIESVASHGVMVLLDCQVSKPMWCCNDNDGNGFWGDAYFDPHEWLRALSTVAKRYKDMHMVMAMSLRNELRGPRQNETLWYHWVEEGAKTIHRANPNVLVLVSGLNYDLDFRFLKTKPLKLGIGKKMVYEAHQYAFSDGQDGLWLNKSVNWMCKNMIEDVEDRVGFLFRGRHPAPLFITEFGGDQMGDNTADNYFLTCYISWLAENDLDWALWALQGSYYLRGGKHDPEETFGLFNSSWGPLRNPQFHTKLQLIQRTLIDPRSKVKNYLILYHPQSGYCAKVAENEVRATDCWDASQWSYEGEGTPIRLKGSDLCLTATGDGLPVALTRECLTGQSAWELAPNSQFQLASRDDYGNDLCLEFNPYYSKRILTSKCIVPEEDDPQNPQGQWFKLIQSNIH, via the exons ATGCAAATTCTTGTAGCAACTGTGCTCATTTTCTTTGCAGTCTCATCTCATGCAGTCCCTTTATCTACCAGATCCAGATGGATCATAGACGAGTCCACTGGGGATCGAGTGAAGCTCGTATGCGCCAACTGGGAAGGGCACGTCTCCATGTTGCCAGAAGGGCTGAGTAAAAGTCCCTTGGATGACATTTCTAGGCACATTTCCTTGTTGGGATTCAACTGCATTCGTCTCACCTGGGCCGTCTACATGTACACCCGCCATGCACATGTAACAGTGGCTCAGCATCTGCAGGATCTGAACCTGACGGATGCCCTCGCCGGAATCCAAAGACATAATCCTCAACTTGCAAGCCTCACACTTGTGGATGCTCAGAAGGCTGTTATCGAGTCAGTTGCCTCCCATGGTGTAATGGTGTTACTTGATTGCCAAGTTAGCAAGCCTATGTGGTGTTGCAATGACAATGATGGGAATGGATTCTGGGGAGATGCGTATTTCGACCCTCATGAATGGTTAAGAGCCTTGTCTACAGTGGCTAAAAGATACAAGGATATGCACATg GTCATGGCGATGAGCTTGAGGAATGAGCTCCGCGGTCCACGCCAGAATGAGACTCTCTGGTATCACTGGGTTGAGGAAGGAGCAAAAACGATCCACAGGGCTAATCCAAATGTCTTAGTACTTGTATCAGGTCTGAATTATGATCTGGATTTCAGGTTTCTCAAAACAAAGCCCCTGAAATTGGGGATTGGCAAAAAGATGGTCTACGAAGCACATCAGTACGCATTCAGCGATGGACAGGACGGTCTATGGTTAAACAAATCGGTGAACTGGATGTGTAAAAATATGATCGAGGATGTAGAGGATAGAGTAGGATTTCTGTTCAGGGGAAGACATCCTGCTCCTCTGTTTATTACTGAATTTGGTGGTGATCAGATGGGAGACAACACAGCCGACAActatttcttgacttgttacaTAAGTTGGTTAGCAGAGAATGATCTTGATTGGGCCCTCTGGGCTCTGCAAGGAAGCTACTACCTTAGGGGTGGAAAACACGATCCTGAGGAAACATTTGGACTGTTTAATTCCAGTTGGGGACCTCTGAGAAATCCACAATTTCACACCAAGCTGCAACTTATACAACGGACGCTCATTG ATCCCAGATCAAAGGTCAAAAATTACTTGATATTGTACCATCCACAGAGTGGTTACTGTGCCAAGGTTGCCGAGAATGAGGTTCGTGCGACTGATTGCTGGGATGCGAGTCAATGGAGCTATGAAGGAGAGGGAACACCGATCAGATTGAAGGGAAGCGACTTGTGTTTGACAGCAACTGGGGATGGATTACCTGTGGCTCTTACGCGGGAATGCCTGACAGGGCAAAGTGCTTGGGAACTGGCTCCGAATTCCCAGTTCCAGTTAGCCAGCAGAGATGATTACGGGAATGACTTGTGCTTGGAATTCAACCCATACTATTCTAAAAGGATTCTAACCAGCAAGTGCATTGTTCCTGAGGAAGATGATCCCCAAAATCCCCAGGGCCAATGGTTCAAACTCATTCAATCAAATATACActag
- the LOC113703226 gene encoding uncharacterized protein, which translates to MLVQKSPAVVRILQHHLRYFSLAPLLQERVEAPSTPPLEYLPGFPKPDPKYAETIHAIPRAKSGKIISAKERKVGRVPSIVFEQEDGQHGGNKRLISVQNNQIKKLVNQMGRSFFLSRVYDLEVRPEFESEEVIEKVRVLPRLLHLHSGTDAVLNVTFIRAPSSALLKVDVPLVFRGEDVCPGLKQGAYLNIIKRTVKYLCPPDVIPPYIDLDLSELEVGQKLSMGDLKVHPALKLVLPENEPVCKIVGARVSDQRKSK; encoded by the exons ATGCTGGTCCAAAAGTCACCGGCGGTGGTCAGAATCCTCCAGCACCACCTCCGCTACTTCAGCCTGGCTCCACTTCTCCAAGAACGGGTCGAAGCTCCCTCCACACCGCCACTCGAATATCTTCCGGGATTCCCAAAACCCGACCCCAAATATGCAGAGACCATCCACGCTATCCCACGGGCCAAGAGCGGAAAGATCATTAGtgctaaagaaagaaaagttggtcGGGTTCCCAGCATAGTATTCGAGCAAGAAGATGGGCAGCACGGAGGCAACAAAAGGCTTATCTCTGTACAAAACAATCAGATCAAGAAGCTAGTTAATCAAATGGGTCGGTCATTTTTCCTCTCAAGGGTGTATGATCTTGAGGTCCGACCAGAATTCGAGTCCGAGGAAGTAATTGAGAAAGTTCGGGTCTTGCCCAGATTG CTTCACCTGCATTCAGGAACTGACGCTGTGCTTAATGTTACTTTCATAAGAGCCCCATCAAGTGCTCTCTTAAAGGTTGATGTTCCTCTTGTATTCAGAGGAGAGGATGTCTGCCCTGGTCTGAAGCAAG GGGCTTATTTGAATATCATCAAGAGAACTGTTAAGTACCTCTGTCCACCGGATGTCATTCCTCCATATATAGATTTGGATTTGAGTGAGTTGGAAGTCGGCCAGAAGCTATCCATGGGTGACCTCAAAGTCCATCCTGCTCTAAAGCTTGTTCTGCCTGAAAATGAACCTGTTTGCAAGATTGTGGGAGCTCGGGTTTCTGACCAGAGGAAGTCCAAGTAG
- the LOC113704008 gene encoding reticulon-like protein B2 produces the protein MADHHHEEDAKAESLIEKTRDKVHGADDSSSSSSDDEGKTSSLKAKVFRLFGREKPVHKLLGGGKPADVFMWRNKQISAGVLGVATAIWVLFEILEYHLLTLVCHGLIIVLAVLFLWSNASTFINKSPPRIPEVSVPEKPVLQFASDARVAINQTFALLRDVASGRDLKKFLSVIAGLWIFSILGSCCDFLTLLYISAVLLHTVPVIYDKYEDQVDSFAEKALAELKKQYAVFDKKVLSKIPRGPLKDKKTD, from the exons ATGGCCGATCATCATCATGAGGAGGATGCAAAGGCGGAATCTTTGATTGAGAAAACTAGGGACAAAGTTCATGGTGCTGATGATTCTTCTTCGTCTTCTTCCGACGACGAAGGCAAAACCTCATCGTTGAAGGCTAAGGTTTTTCGCCTCTTCGGAAGAGAGAAGCCCGTTCACAAGCTCCTTGGTGGGGGCAAAC CTGCTGATGTGTTTATGTGGAGGAACAAACAGATATCAGCAGGAGTACTAGGTGTTGCCACTGCTATCTGGGTTCTGTTTGAAATTCTGGAATACCATTTGCTCACATTAGTTTGCCATGGTTTAATTATTGTACTGGCTGTGTTATTTTTGTGGTCCAATGCGAGCACCTTCATCAACAA ATCTCCACCTCGCATTCCTGAAGTTTCTGTTCCTGAGAAGCCGGTTTTACAGTTTGCATCTGATGCAAGGGTCGCGATCAACCAGACTTTTGCACTTTTGAGGGATGTTGCATCAGGAAGGGATCTGAAGAAGTTTCTGTCT GTGATTGCTGGCTTGTGGATCTTTTCCATTCTGGGCAGTTGCTGTGATTTCTTGACCTTGCTTTACATAT CTGCTGTGCTGCTTCACACAGTTCCTGTGATTTATGACAAATACGAGGATCAGGTGGACTCGTTTGCTGAGAAAGCTTTGGCGGAGCTCAAGAAACAGTACGCTGTGTTTGATAAAAAGGTGCTGAGTAAAATCCCAAGGGGACCATTGAAAGACAAGAAGACGGATTAA
- the LOC113703281 gene encoding uncharacterized protein has product MESKHIMMSALSVGIGVGIGLASGQTVSKWTGGGSSSNGLTPQVMEKEMMNVLVDGKDSKVTFDQFPYYLSEQTRVLLTSAAFFHLKKAEFHKHARNLSPASRRILLSGPAETYQQMLAKALAHYFEAKLLLLDVTDFSLKIQSKYGCTSKETSFKRSISEATLGRVSDLFGSFSILQPKEEYKGTLRRQSSGVDIESKGTEGSLNVPKLRRNASASANMSSLTSNTSSVIPAPLKRTSGWSFDDKLLIQTLYKVLAKVSKSHPIILYLRDVEMLLCRSERVYVLFQKMLKRLSGSVLIIGSRIVDASSDYRELDERLSSVFPYNIEIKAPEDETHLVNWNSQLEEDMKMIQYQDTKNHIVEVLAANDIMCDDLGSLRMADTMVLSNYVEEIVVSAISYHLMHTKDPEYRNGKLVISSSSLSHGSSIFQEGKSAGKDTLKLEAQAEMPKNGGGVNAIAEAKPGSKTDTEATVTTAKDGDASDSASKAPEVPPDNEFEKRIRPEVIPASEINVTFEDIGALEEIKRSLQELVMLPLRRPDLFKGGILKPCRGILLFGPPGTGKTMLAKAIAREAGASFINASMSTITSKWFGEDEKNVRALFTLAAKVSPTIIFVDEVDSMLGQRSRAGEHEAMRKIKNEFMTHWDGLMTKSGERILVLAATNRPFDLDEAIIRRFERRIMVGLPSVENREMILKTLLSKECVDESLDFKELAAMTEGYSGSDLKNFCTTAAYRPVRELIHQECLKDLEKKLGEEQRVNCEGATSTEEGKEERVITIRPLNMEDFKEAKNQVAASFAAEGPIMTELRQWNELYGEGGSRKTTEQLSYFL; this is encoded by the exons atggagtctaAGCATATAATGATGTCAGCATTGAGTGTGGGAATAGGAGTAGGGATAGGATTGGCCTCTGGACAGACTGTTAGCAAGTGGACCGGTGGTGGCTCCTCTTCCAACGGCCTCACCCCACAGGTTATGGAGAAAGAGATGATGAATGTTTTGGTTGATGGCAAAGATAGCAAAGTCACCTTTGATCAATTCCCTTACTATCTTAG TGAGCAGACAAGAGTTTTGCTAACAAGTGCAGCCTTTTTTCATTTGAAGAAAGCTGAATTTCATAAACACGCAAGGAATCTTTCTCCTGCAAGTCGTAGAATATTGCTTTCGGGACCTGCTG AAACTTACCAGCAGATGCTTGCGAAGGCTTTGGCTCATTACTTTGAGGCCAAGTTGTTGCTATTAGACGTAACCGACTTCTCTCTCAAG ATTCAGAGCAAATACGGGTGCACCAGTAAGGAAACT TCTTTCAAAAGGTCTATATCTGAAGCGACTTTGGGCCGAGTATCTGATTTGTTTGGATCATTTTCAATACTTCAACCCAAGGAAGAATACAAAG GAACGTTACGTAGACAGAGCAGCGGGGTAGATATTGAATCAAA GGGAACCGAAGGGTCACTTAATGTTCCAAAATTGCGTAGAAATGCATCTGCTTCTGCTAACATGAGTAGTCttacttcaaatacatcatctGTGATACCAg CTCCTCTCAAGCGGACAAGCGGTTGGTCTTTTGATGATAAACTTCTTATACAGACACTATACAAG GTGTTGGCCAAAGTCTCAAAGAGCCATCCTATCATCCTCTATCTCAGGGATGTGGAGATGCTGCTTTGTAGGTCAGAAAGAGTGTATGTCTTGTTCCAGAAAATGTTGAAAAGATTGAGTGGATCAGTGTTGATCATTGGTTCAAGAATTGTAGATGCTAGTAGTGACTATAGAGAATTGGATGAAAGGCTTTCTTCTGTATTCCCTTACAATATTGAAATTAAAGCCCCAGAGGATGAAACACATCTTGTAAATTGGAATTCCCAGCTGGAGGAGGATATGAAAATGATCCAATACCAAGATACTAAGAACCACATTGTTGAAGTACTTGCAGCTAATGACATTATGTGTGATGATCTTGGTTCACTTCGGATGGCAGACACAATGGTCCTCAGTAATTATGTAGAAGAAATTGTGGTATCAGCAATCTCTTACCATCTCATGCATACCAAAGATCCTGAGTACAGAAATGGAAAACTTGTTATTTCTTCTTCGAG TTTGTCCCATGGATCGAGCATATTTCAGGAAGGTAAATCTGCTGGAAAGGACACTTTAAAGCTTGAAGCCCAAGCTGAAATGCCAAAG AATGGAGGGGGTGTCAATGCAATTGCAGAAGCAAAGCCCGGAAGCAAAACTGATACTGAAGCAACAGTTACAACTGCAAAGGATGGTGATGCTTCGGACTCAGCTTCTAAAGCTCCA GAAGTTCCTCCTGACAATGAATTTGAAAAGCGCATAAGGCCAGAAGTGATACCTGCAAGTGAAATAAATGTGACATTTGAGGACATTGGTGCCTTGGAAGAAATTAAACGATCTCTTCAAGAATTAGTGATGCTCCCTCTCAGACGGCCTGACCTTTTTAAGGGTGGCATCTTAAAGCCATGCAGAGGAATATTGTTGTTTGGACCCCCTGGTACAGGAAAGACTATGTTGGCCAAGGCCATTGCCAGGGAAGCCGGAGCAAGCTTTATTAATGCCTCCATGTCTACCATTACATCCAAATGGTTTGGTGAAGATGAGAAGAATGTTAGGGCCTTGTTCACTCTTGCAGCTAAGGTTTCTCCAACTATAATATTTGTGGATGAAGTTGATAGCATGCTTGGACAGCGATCAAGAGCTGGGGAACATGAAGCCATgcggaaaataaaaaatgagtTCATGACCCATTGGGATGGATTAATGACAAAATCAGGTGAGAGAATTCTTGTTCTTGCTGCAACAAACAGGCCATTTGATCTGGATGAAGCAATCATTAGACGTTTTGAGAGAAG GATCATGGTTGGTCTACCATCTGTGGAGAATAGAGAAATGATACTAAAAACTCTCCTCTCGAAGGAGTGTGTTGATGAAAGCTTAGATTTCAAGGAGCTTGCAGCCATGACAGAAGGATACAGCGGAAGTGATCTAAAG AACTTCTGCACAACTGCTGCTTATCGGCCAGTAAGAGAGTTAATACACCAGGAATGCCTAAAGGACCTG GAGAAGAAGCTTGGAGAGGAACAACGTGTAAATTGCGAAGGCGCTACCTCTACAGAAGAAGGTAAAGAAGAAAGGGTAATTACTATCAGGCCGTTGAACATGGAAGATTTCAAGGAAGCTAAAAACCAG GTTGCCGCTAGCTTTGCAGCCGAGGGACCCATAATGACAGAGCTGAGGCAATGGAATGAATTGTACGGGGAAGGTGGTTCAAGGAAGACAACAGAGCAATTATCGTACTTCTTGTAG